One Candidatus Hydrothermales bacterium DNA segment encodes these proteins:
- a CDS encoding glycosyltransferase family 39 protein — translation MKNLLIITQILVLLILKFLIILKTDLTEDEAYYYTWARKLSLSYFDHPPLVAYLIKIGITLLGDNELGVRIPAFLLSLLFLIALIFVFREIDKSKILLALYIFSLTLIFNAGAIVITPDTPMVFFLLLTFLFLLKSYENEKWLYLSAVFLGLSLLSKYISILFLPSIILFFLEKRKLFSKKLVIFLLISFLIFSPCIIWNIQNDFISFKFQLLHGYGKKEINPSNILLYLLDSVLVLSFPLSILIFFYAFKGIIKEKINVLTFSFLFPYIFFMLSSLKTKAEANWPIISYLFLLIIAIKYLKESKAFYVLSSFTFLILTIIHIHTMNPIVKFKKDPTNRLRNWEKLAEDVEWLSERYGINQFSANTYQLASILSFYLKEKPYVYSLNINSRENQFTIWQKNKKIPDTLFYVGNINENFYKHFKEIEKIGVSKSEFREYEFYKLVK, via the coding sequence ATGAAAAATTTACTCATAATAACGCAAATTTTAGTGCTTTTAATATTAAAATTCCTAATTATTTTAAAAACAGACTTAACTGAAGATGAAGCCTATTACTATACTTGGGCAAGAAAATTAAGTTTATCCTATTTTGACCATCCACCTCTTGTTGCCTATCTTATCAAAATTGGAATAACTTTATTAGGAGATAACGAGTTAGGTGTAAGAATTCCCGCCTTCTTATTAAGCCTTCTATTTTTAATAGCCTTAATTTTTGTATTCAGAGAAATTGATAAGTCAAAAATTTTGTTGGCTCTTTACATTTTTTCCCTGACACTTATTTTTAATGCTGGAGCAATAGTAATTACTCCTGACACTCCTATGGTCTTCTTCTTACTCCTTACTTTTTTATTTCTTTTAAAATCCTATGAAAACGAAAAGTGGCTTTACCTTTCAGCTGTTTTTCTTGGCCTTTCCCTTTTATCTAAGTACATATCAATTCTCTTTTTACCCTCCATAATACTATTTTTCCTCGAAAAAAGAAAACTATTCTCAAAAAAACTTGTCATCTTCCTTTTAATTTCTTTTTTAATTTTTTCTCCCTGCATAATATGGAACATACAGAACGACTTCATAAGCTTTAAATTTCAACTGCTTCACGGATACGGAAAAAAGGAAATAAATCCCTCAAATATCTTACTTTATTTATTAGATTCAGTACTTGTTTTATCATTTCCGCTTTCAATTTTAATATTCTTTTACGCATTTAAAGGTATAATCAAGGAGAAAATAAATGTGCTGACTTTTTCCTTTTTATTCCCCTATATTTTTTTCATGCTCTCTTCTCTAAAAACAAAGGCAGAGGCAAATTGGCCAATTATTTCCTATCTTTTCCTTTTAATAATTGCAATAAAATACTTAAAAGAAAGTAAGGCTTTTTACGTTCTATCATCCTTCACATTTTTAATATTAACAATTATCCATATACACACAATGAATCCGATTGTTAAATTTAAAAAGGACCCAACAAATAGACTAAGAAATTGGGAAAAACTTGCGGAAGACGTAGAATGGCTCTCTGAGAGATACGGAATAAATCAATTTTCCGCCAACACCTATCAACTCGCCTCTATTCTCTCCTTTTACCTTAAAGAAAAGCCCTACGTTTACTCTCTTAACATAAACTCAAGAGAAAATCAATTTACAATCTGGCAAAAAAACAAAAAAATACCCGATACTCTTTTCTATGTCGGAAATATTAACGAAAATTTTTATAAGCATTTTAAAGAAATAGAAAAGATAGGTGTATCAAAATCTGAATTTCGAGAATATGAATTTTATAAGTTAGTGAAATGA
- a CDS encoding glycerol-3-phosphate acyltransferase produces the protein MDILNILIFSLFGYTVGSIPFSYIVSKLKGLDIRKVGTGNVGGANVLRSVGVVYGIIAFLLDFLKGFFSSLIPFLLGFDKFHSFLCGFFAVIGHSYPIFLKFQGGRGIATSLGFLVFLFPKETLIVLAILSPLVFLREIALYILFFIFFISIYIFLKFKELGFLSIFLLLFVVFRRVQFVYTDVKNGRPFLKSFVNRLLFDAPEKVKF, from the coding sequence ATGGATATTTTAAACATTTTAATTTTTTCCCTGTTTGGCTATACAGTTGGGTCAATTCCCTTTTCTTATATAGTTAGTAAACTTAAGGGTTTAGATATAAGAAAGGTGGGGACAGGTAATGTGGGAGGTGCGAATGTTTTAAGAAGTGTCGGGGTAGTTTACGGAATTATTGCTTTCCTACTTGATTTTCTTAAAGGATTCTTTTCATCTCTTATTCCCTTTCTTTTAGGTTTTGATAAGTTCCACTCTTTTCTTTGTGGTTTTTTTGCAGTAATTGGGCACAGTTATCCTATTTTTTTAAAATTTCAGGGGGGTAGAGGTATTGCTACTTCCCTAGGGTTTTTAGTCTTTCTGTTTCCAAAAGAGACCTTGATTGTTCTTGCGATACTTTCACCTCTTGTTTTTTTAAGAGAGATTGCTTTATACATTCTTTTTTTTATTTTTTTCATCTCCATTTATATTTTTTTGAAATTTAAAGAACTAGGCTTTTTATCTATTTTTTTATTACTTTTTGTTGTGTTTAGGAGAGTTCAGTTTGTTTATACTGATGTTAAAAATGGTAGACCTTTTTTAAAAAGCTTTGTAAACAGGTTACTTTTTGATGCTCCAGAAAAAGTAAAATTTTAA
- a CDS encoding Fur family transcriptional regulator gives MKKTLHEKLEILKKKGHFLTSSRLMILDYLSESTSHPTAEEIYNALKDRLPSLSRATIYNTLKLFIELGVAREVKVDKDKSRFELRTDPHTHFCCIKCNSVYDIEKEIIQFPKQVDGNKVMFGDLFLYGICSSCQKKEST, from the coding sequence ATGAAGAAAACATTGCATGAAAAGCTTGAAATATTAAAAAAGAAGGGTCACTTTTTGACCTCGTCTAGATTAATGATTTTAGATTATTTAAGTGAAAGCACTTCTCATCCCACTGCTGAGGAAATCTATAATGCACTCAAAGATAGATTACCCTCTTTGTCAAGAGCCACTATTTATAATACATTAAAACTTTTTATAGAGCTTGGGGTTGCAAGAGAGGTAAAAGTAGATAAAGATAAGTCGAGATTTGAGTTAAGAACAGATCCTCACACTCATTTTTGCTGTATAAAATGCAACTCTGTGTATGATATTGAAAAGGAGATAATTCAATTTCCAAAACAGGTAGACGGGAATAAAGTTATGTTTGGAGATTTATTCCTCTACGGAATTTGTTCATCTTGTCAAAAGAAGGAGTCCACTTAG
- the surE gene encoding 5'/3'-nucleotidase SurE — protein MDTLRFLLVNDDGIEAEGIKRAANVLSKFGDVLVVAPKEEKSGTSHSISLRKSIKVNKIKENFYSVDGTPVDCVLIAMEVLLKRRPDIVVSGINYGFNLGEDTLYSGTVAAAREGFLYGVPSIAFSVGPKGERKIFEGGEYYLEYLLRKIIESKLYKENFLLNVNLYDLKVEEIKGIKITKLGKRHYLNPVEKVEENVFRIGGRLELVYEEDSDSGAVLEGYVSVTPLAIECLDFNLASKLKKIIE, from the coding sequence ATGGATACTTTAAGGTTTTTACTTGTAAATGATGATGGAATAGAGGCAGAGGGTATAAAAAGAGCAGCGAATGTTCTTTCAAAGTTTGGTGATGTTTTGGTTGTAGCTCCTAAAGAGGAAAAATCAGGAACCAGTCATTCTATTTCTTTGAGAAAAAGTATAAAAGTTAATAAAATAAAAGAGAATTTTTACTCGGTTGATGGAACACCTGTTGATTGTGTTTTAATTGCAATGGAAGTGTTATTAAAAAGAAGACCAGACATTGTTGTTTCTGGTATAAACTATGGATTTAATCTTGGAGAAGATACTTTGTACTCTGGAACAGTGGCAGCAGCAAGAGAAGGCTTTCTATACGGTGTTCCATCAATAGCTTTTTCAGTTGGACCAAAAGGAGAAAGAAAAATTTTTGAAGGCGGAGAGTATTACCTCGAATATCTTTTAAGAAAAATAATAGAGAGCAAGTTATACAAAGAGAATTTTTTACTAAATGTTAATTTATATGATTTAAAAGTTGAGGAAATAAAGGGTATTAAGATTACAAAACTGGGGAAGAGGCATTACTTAAATCCAGTGGAAAAGGTGGAAGAAAATGTATTTAGGATCGGTGGTAGATTGGAGTTGGTTTATGAAGAGGATTCTGATTCTGGGGCGGTTCTTGAGGGATATGTAAGTGTGACTCCTCTTGCTATAGAATGTTTAGATTTCAATTTAGCATCAAAGTTAAAAAAAATAATTGAGTAA